Proteins encoded by one window of Cylindrospermum stagnale PCC 7417:
- a CDS encoding CAP domain-containing protein — protein sequence MLRQTAFGIALSTLVLASGLMTAPVPGNPSQKKADPRQPSSIPASQVATSNLTFQTTTLEKSVFEQINQYRVSQGLPKLTINANITRQARIHSENMAKGKVPFSHQGFARRVNAIPLIYNSAAENVAFNLGYSNPANQAVIGWLRSPGHLKNIQGKFNLTGIGVAANQQGEVYLTQIFLHTR from the coding sequence ATGTTACGACAAACTGCTTTTGGCATCGCTTTAAGTACGCTTGTCCTTGCTAGTGGATTAATGACTGCTCCTGTTCCAGGGAATCCTTCTCAAAAAAAAGCCGATCCTCGTCAGCCGTCGTCAATTCCTGCAAGTCAGGTGGCAACATCTAATCTTACTTTTCAAACTACTACTCTAGAAAAATCAGTTTTTGAGCAAATTAATCAATATCGGGTTTCTCAGGGGTTGCCAAAGTTGACAATAAATGCAAATATCACGCGACAAGCAAGAATTCATAGCGAAAATATGGCTAAGGGTAAAGTTCCGTTTAGCCATCAGGGGTTTGCACGGCGAGTTAATGCTATCCCTCTGATTTACAACAGTGCGGCAGAAAATGTCGCTTTCAACCTGGGATATAGTAATCCCGCTAACCAAGCTGTGATTGGTTGGTTACGCAGTCCCGGACATTTGAAGAATATCCAAGGCAAATTTAACTTGACTGGGATTGGTGTTGCCGCTAATCAGCAAGGCGAAGTCTACCTCACGCAAATTTTCTTGCACACTAGATAG
- a CDS encoding NAD(+) kinase: protein MPKVGIIYNDVKPVASRVAIELKDKLTAVGWNVCITSSIGGILGYANPDSPVCHTPIEGLTPPGFDSDMEFAVVLGGDGTVLAASRQVAPCGIPLLTVNTGHMGFLTEAYLNQLPQALEQVMAGKYEVEERAMLTVKVLRGESVLWEALCLNEMVLHREPLTSMCHFEIAVGRHAAVDIAADGVIISTPTGSTAYSLSAGGPVVTPGVPALQLVPICPHSLASRALVFPDSEPVNIYPVNVPRMVMVVDGNGGCYIFPEDRVYLERSPYSARFIRLQSPEFYRILREKLGWGLPHIAKPTSVELP from the coding sequence GTGCCGAAAGTAGGCATTATCTACAATGACGTGAAACCGGTAGCGAGTCGTGTCGCTATCGAGTTAAAAGACAAGCTAACCGCTGTCGGTTGGAATGTATGTATTACATCGAGTATTGGTGGGATACTGGGCTACGCTAATCCAGACAGCCCTGTATGCCACACACCAATTGAAGGTTTGACGCCCCCCGGTTTTGATTCAGACATGGAATTTGCCGTGGTCTTAGGGGGAGACGGCACTGTTTTAGCAGCGTCGCGTCAGGTTGCACCCTGTGGTATTCCACTGCTAACAGTGAATACTGGTCACATGGGATTTTTGACGGAAGCTTACCTGAACCAATTGCCCCAAGCCCTAGAACAGGTGATGGCGGGTAAGTATGAAGTTGAAGAACGCGCCATGCTCACCGTCAAAGTACTTCGGGGCGAGTCAGTACTATGGGAAGCTCTGTGCTTGAATGAAATGGTGTTGCATCGGGAACCATTGACCTCGATGTGCCATTTTGAAATTGCTGTCGGGCGTCATGCAGCAGTAGATATTGCTGCGGATGGTGTAATTATTTCTACGCCAACAGGTTCTACAGCTTATTCATTGAGTGCTGGTGGCCCAGTTGTTACCCCTGGTGTACCAGCGTTGCAGCTAGTGCCGATTTGTCCTCATTCCCTAGCTTCTAGGGCTTTGGTATTTCCCGATAGTGAACCAGTAAACATCTACCCAGTCAATGTCCCCAGGATGGTGATGGTGGTGGATGGCAATGGCGGGTGCTATATCTTCCCTGAAGATCGGGTATATTTGGAGCGATCGCCATATAGTGCCCGGTTCATTCGTCTGCAATCGCCGGAGTTTTACCGAATTTTGCGCGAAAAATTAGGTTGGGGTCTGCCACACATCGCTAAACCTACTTCGGTAGAATTACCTTAG
- the trpB gene encoding tryptophan synthase subunit beta: protein MTTTPLSPNTQSTAAVPDTLGRFGRFGGKYVPETLMPALAELETAYQQYRNEPGFQAELQQLLRDYVGRASPLYFAERLTANYARPDGTGAQIYLKREDLNHTGAHKINNALGQALLAKRMGKQRIIAETGAGQHGVATATVCARFGLDCVIYMGVHDMERQALNVFRMRLLGAEVRPVAAGTGTLKDATSEAIRDWVTNVETTHYILGSVAGPHPYPMMVRDFHAVIGQETRVQAQEKWGGLPDILLACVGGGSNAMGLFYEFVRESSVRLIGIEAAGEGVNTTKHAATLTKGRIGVLHGAMSYLLQDDDGQIIEAHSISAGLDYPGVGPEHSYMKDAGRAEYYSVTDAEALAAFQLLSKLEGIIPALETSHAIAYLETLCPQLAGSPRIVINCSGRGDKDVQTVAKFLIPE from the coding sequence GTGACTACTACTCCTCTCTCACCCAATACTCAATCAACTGCTGCTGTTCCCGATACACTGGGACGCTTTGGCCGCTTTGGCGGTAAGTATGTGCCTGAAACCCTGATGCCTGCTTTAGCTGAACTAGAGACGGCTTATCAGCAATACCGGAATGAACCAGGTTTTCAAGCTGAACTGCAACAGTTGTTACGCGATTATGTCGGACGTGCCTCACCGTTGTATTTTGCTGAACGTCTGACCGCTAACTATGCCCGCCCTGATGGCACTGGAGCGCAAATTTACCTAAAGCGCGAAGACTTAAATCACACTGGCGCTCACAAAATCAATAATGCTTTAGGTCAGGCATTGTTGGCGAAGCGCATGGGTAAACAGCGGATTATTGCTGAAACTGGCGCTGGACAACATGGCGTGGCTACAGCCACTGTTTGCGCTCGTTTCGGTCTGGATTGCGTTATTTATATGGGCGTTCATGATATGGAACGCCAAGCTCTAAATGTTTTCAGAATGCGGCTTTTGGGGGCAGAGGTGCGTCCGGTGGCTGCGGGAACAGGAACCTTGAAAGATGCGACTTCTGAGGCTATCCGCGATTGGGTGACGAATGTAGAAACAACTCACTACATCCTAGGTTCAGTTGCTGGGCCCCATCCTTACCCGATGATGGTACGTGATTTCCATGCGGTAATTGGGCAAGAAACTCGTGTCCAAGCACAAGAAAAATGGGGCGGTTTACCGGATATTCTCTTGGCTTGTGTCGGCGGCGGTTCCAATGCGATGGGACTATTTTATGAGTTTGTCCGTGAGTCATCTGTGCGGTTAATTGGGATTGAGGCGGCGGGTGAAGGTGTAAATACCACAAAACATGCTGCTACCTTGACAAAAGGACGAATTGGTGTATTGCACGGGGCGATGAGCTATCTGTTGCAAGACGATGATGGGCAAATCATTGAGGCGCACTCGATTAGTGCTGGGTTAGATTATCCTGGTGTGGGGCCAGAACACAGCTATATGAAGGATGCGGGTCGGGCGGAATATTATAGCGTCACGGATGCAGAGGCTTTGGCGGCGTTCCAACTGCTCTCAAAGTTGGAGGGAATTATCCCCGCACTGGAAACTTCACATGCGATCGCTTATTTAGAAACCCTCTGCCCTCAACTCGCCGGCAGCCCTCGAATTGTCATTAACTGCTCTGGACGCGGTGATAAGGATGTGCAAACTGTAGCCAAGTTTTTGATTCCTGAATAA
- a CDS encoding 2Fe-2S iron-sulfur cluster-binding protein: MSDLCTISFPATDYPPLTLQPHQNLSEHLTIQNSPVLFGCRTGICGTCLVEVFGEISPPQLDEQEMLETLAPQQPNARLACQLNCTKNIEIRRLEK, from the coding sequence ATGTCTGACCTGTGTACAATCTCCTTTCCAGCGACCGATTATCCCCCCCTCACTTTGCAACCACATCAAAATTTATCTGAGCATCTGACAATTCAGAATTCACCTGTACTGTTTGGTTGTCGTACAGGCATTTGTGGAACTTGCTTAGTTGAAGTTTTTGGTGAAATTTCTCCCCCCCAGCTAGATGAACAAGAAATGCTGGAAACATTAGCCCCTCAACAACCGAATGCTCGGTTAGCCTGTCAATTAAACTGCACTAAAAATATAGAAATTCGCAGACTAGAAAAATGA
- a CDS encoding SDR family oxidoreductase, with product MTILIVGATGTLGRQVARRAIDEGYKVRCLVRSTKKAAFLKEWGAELVSGDLCYPQTLAGALEGVTAVIDAATSRATDSLTIKQVDWDGKVALIQAAKTAGVERFIFFSILDAQKYPEVPLMEIKRCTELFLTESGLNYTIFRLAGFMQGLIGQYGIPILENQPVWVTGDSSPVAYMDTQDVAKFAIRALSVPETSKQAFPLVGTRAWSAEEIISLCERLSGKDARVTRMPINLLRTVQRILRFFQWGWNVADRLAFTEVLASGRALNASMDEVYTVFGLEKEQTATLETYLQEYFSRIMKKLKELDYQKNKAKKQKAKKTPFKQSS from the coding sequence ATGACAATATTAATCGTCGGTGCCACTGGCACCTTAGGAAGACAAGTGGCTCGTCGCGCTATCGATGAGGGGTATAAGGTACGTTGTCTAGTTCGGAGTACCAAAAAAGCTGCTTTTCTCAAAGAATGGGGTGCGGAACTGGTATCAGGAGATTTGTGTTATCCCCAAACCCTAGCGGGAGCATTAGAAGGCGTCACCGCAGTCATTGACGCTGCAACATCCCGTGCTACGGATTCACTAACTATTAAACAGGTGGACTGGGACGGTAAAGTAGCATTAATTCAAGCAGCCAAGACTGCGGGTGTAGAGCGTTTTATCTTCTTTTCCATCCTCGATGCCCAGAAATACCCAGAAGTACCGCTCATGGAAATTAAGCGGTGTACAGAACTTTTTCTGACTGAGTCCGGCTTGAACTACACGATTTTCCGGCTGGCTGGTTTTATGCAAGGGTTAATTGGTCAATATGGGATTCCCATATTAGAAAACCAGCCGGTTTGGGTAACTGGTGATTCTTCTCCCGTTGCTTACATGGATACTCAGGATGTCGCTAAATTTGCTATTCGCGCTTTAAGTGTGCCAGAAACATCCAAGCAAGCCTTCCCTCTAGTGGGAACTCGTGCTTGGAGTGCAGAAGAAATCATTAGCCTGTGCGAACGCTTATCTGGGAAAGATGCCAGAGTTACACGGATGCCAATAAATTTACTGCGTACTGTGCAGCGCATCCTGCGGTTCTTTCAGTGGGGCTGGAACGTGGCAGATAGACTGGCCTTTACAGAAGTTTTAGCAAGTGGTAGAGCCTTAAATGCCTCAATGGATGAAGTCTACACAGTCTTTGGGTTAGAGAAAGAACAAACCGCCACCCTAGAAACTTACTTGCAAGAGTACTTCAGCCGAATTATGAAAAAGCTGAAGGAGTTAGACTACCAGAAAAATAAAGCCAAAAAGCAGAAAGCCAAAAAGACTCCGTTTAAACAGTCTTCGTAG
- a CDS encoding translation initiation factor, with amino-acid sequence MSSSNPKSDKRFVYQEFGNGSSPALERALERPIQELPPQQQNLKVEASRKGRKGKTVTVISGFQVKPETLADLVKQLKTQCGSGGTVKDNEIEIQGDHKQKIVEILTKIGYKAKKSGG; translated from the coding sequence ATGTCTTCTTCCAATCCCAAATCTGACAAACGCTTTGTTTACCAAGAGTTTGGTAACGGTAGCTCACCCGCCCTAGAACGTGCCCTAGAACGACCAATTCAAGAATTACCCCCGCAACAACAAAACCTGAAAGTCGAAGCTTCCCGCAAAGGACGCAAAGGCAAAACCGTGACGGTGATTAGCGGGTTTCAAGTTAAACCGGAAACTTTAGCAGACTTGGTAAAACAGCTAAAAACTCAGTGTGGGTCAGGTGGGACGGTTAAAGATAATGAAATTGAAATTCAGGGCGACCACAAGCAGAAAATTGTCGAAATTTTGACCAAAATTGGTTACAAAGCCAAAAAAAGCGGTGGTTAA
- a CDS encoding CAP domain-containing protein: MKLKNLYSVAFGTLFFAGGAFAISTPGLTAVPKTSLVSKFSYEIAQSPVNTAAIEASVFQQINQYRASLGLPALTRNSAIDSQARNHSQNMAKGTVPFGHNGFQQRVQAIAIPYSAVAENIAYNQGSSDPATQAVKSWLNSPGHLANIKGNYNLTGIGVASNSQGKIYFTQIFLRSR, from the coding sequence ATGAAACTGAAAAATCTTTATAGCGTCGCTTTCGGCACTCTTTTTTTCGCCGGTGGAGCGTTCGCTATTTCCACACCAGGTCTAACTGCTGTACCAAAAACTTCTTTGGTATCAAAATTTAGCTACGAAATAGCACAATCTCCAGTCAATACTGCTGCAATTGAAGCATCAGTTTTCCAGCAAATTAATCAATACCGAGCATCTCTTGGACTACCAGCGCTGACTCGTAATTCTGCTATCGACAGTCAAGCCAGAAATCACAGCCAGAATATGGCCAAGGGTACAGTCCCATTTGGACACAACGGATTTCAACAGCGAGTTCAAGCGATCGCTATTCCTTACAGCGCAGTTGCCGAAAATATCGCCTACAATCAGGGATCTAGTGACCCCGCTACCCAAGCTGTTAAAAGCTGGCTCAATAGTCCCGGACATTTAGCCAACATCAAAGGCAATTACAACCTCACCGGCATTGGTGTAGCTAGCAATAGCCAAGGGAAAATTTACTTCACGCAAATATTCCTGCGCTCAAGATAA
- a CDS encoding protein rep: protein MLKPNTLREFVSAQASDKSVNISSLEKYQQSQNILSLTEVSPIGKTWEKHRNNADQVSEYYAKSGDDAFNEYAWRLRTCSDWLEFRLVPAESTDILNFKLANARFCRVRHCPVCQWRRSLMWKAKAYKVLPQVVTDYPKYRWLFITLTVRNCKISELRENLNEINKAFKRLTELKAWPAKGWVKSIEVTKGKDGVSAHPHLHILAMVQPSYFSHGYLSQARWVSLWQQCLRIDYQPVMDVRAVAKNHDPQKLIPEILKYQVKESDLLGDREWFLELTRQLHKTRAIAVGGILRHYMRELEEKNQDLIGENEETDEVEGGSLSFRWDRRLQKYKIE, encoded by the coding sequence ATGTTGAAACCAAACACACTCAGGGAATTTGTGTCTGCTCAAGCCTCAGATAAAAGTGTGAATATTTCTTCTTTAGAGAAATATCAACAAAGCCAAAATATACTCAGCTTAACTGAGGTTTCCCCCATAGGTAAAACTTGGGAAAAGCATAGAAATAATGCTGATCAAGTTTCTGAATATTACGCTAAATCTGGCGATGATGCTTTTAATGAGTATGCTTGGAGGTTGAGAACCTGTTCTGATTGGCTAGAATTTCGCTTAGTTCCAGCGGAATCAACAGATATTCTCAATTTCAAACTCGCAAATGCGCGATTTTGTCGGGTGCGACACTGTCCGGTTTGTCAGTGGAGACGTTCTCTGATGTGGAAAGCAAAGGCTTATAAAGTGCTTCCCCAGGTTGTAACAGATTATCCTAAATACCGTTGGTTGTTTATCACTTTGACGGTGAGGAATTGCAAAATTTCAGAACTTAGGGAAAACTTGAATGAGATAAATAAAGCTTTTAAGCGTTTGACTGAGTTGAAAGCATGGCCCGCTAAAGGTTGGGTGAAGTCGATAGAAGTCACCAAGGGTAAAGATGGAGTATCAGCACATCCACATTTACACATTTTAGCGATGGTTCAGCCTTCATATTTCAGTCATGGCTATCTTTCTCAAGCCAGATGGGTATCATTATGGCAGCAATGCTTAAGGATTGATTACCAGCCGGTGATGGATGTGAGGGCTGTAGCCAAAAACCATGATCCACAAAAGCTAATTCCCGAAATTCTCAAATATCAGGTAAAAGAGTCTGATTTGCTGGGTGATAGGGAATGGTTTCTAGAGTTAACCCGTCAACTACATAAAACGAGAGCGATCGCAGTTGGGGGAATACTCAGGCATTATATGCGGGAATTAGAGGAGAAAAACCAAGACCTCATTGGCGAAAATGAAGAGACGGATGAGGTTGAAGGGGGTAGTTTGTCTTTCCGATGGGATAGAAGGTTACAGAAGTACAAAATAGAGTGA
- a CDS encoding response regulator transcription factor, giving the protein MDTLTAINPKILIVDDDFSVRNLIYRFLGRKYQIESAADGKTALALFDQFNPALVILDWNLPDANGYNLCQEMQSRTNVLVMILTSRNDEADKIRILAAGADDFMTKPFSLAEVEVRVEALLRRIRYINPSASQRLTFKQLAINPEGREVTLNDKPLALTALEFNILHFLASHPGQAWSRPQLIQKIWGCEYVGDGRVVDVHIGQLRKKMEIDSSIPEYIKTVRGYGYKFEPPEAVPV; this is encoded by the coding sequence ATGGATACGCTAACCGCTATTAATCCCAAGATACTGATCGTCGATGACGACTTCAGTGTCCGCAATCTCATCTATCGTTTTTTAGGTCGGAAATATCAAATAGAATCGGCTGCGGATGGTAAAACTGCTTTGGCGTTGTTCGATCAATTTAACCCAGCCTTAGTAATTCTGGATTGGAATTTGCCAGATGCTAACGGCTATAACCTCTGTCAGGAAATGCAGAGTCGCACAAATGTTTTAGTCATGATCCTGACTAGCCGGAATGATGAAGCTGATAAAATTAGAATTCTCGCCGCAGGTGCTGATGACTTCATGACTAAACCCTTTAGTTTGGCAGAAGTGGAAGTCAGAGTAGAAGCACTTTTGAGGCGCATCCGCTATATTAACCCCAGTGCATCACAACGCCTCACCTTTAAGCAGCTAGCAATTAACCCAGAGGGTAGAGAGGTGACACTTAACGATAAACCTTTAGCTTTAACAGCTCTGGAATTTAATATTTTACATTTTTTAGCCAGCCATCCTGGTCAAGCTTGGAGTCGTCCCCAGTTAATCCAAAAAATCTGGGGTTGTGAATATGTGGGAGATGGACGGGTGGTTGATGTGCATATTGGTCAGCTTCGCAAGAAAATGGAAATTGATTCCAGCATCCCAGAGTATATTAAAACTGTTCGGGGTTATGGTTACAAGTTTGAGCCACCGGAAGCTGTCCCGGTTTAA
- a CDS encoding cytochrome b6-f complex subunit PetM, with protein MGGEILNAALLSFGLIFVGWALGALLLKIQGAEE; from the coding sequence ATGGGCGGCGAAATATTAAATGCAGCTCTGTTGTCCTTCGGTTTAATCTTCGTGGGTTGGGCCCTAGGTGCTTTGCTACTGAAAATTCAGGGCGCAGAAGAATAA
- a CDS encoding ribonuclease H-like domain-containing protein yields the protein MTLPDFQVSDRDLSDAALTQYLEAEAIAVDTETMGLLPQRDRLCLVQLCNPEGNVTAIRIAKGQTTAPNLKKLLEAAQIHKVFHFARFDIATLRHNLGIQVQPIFCTKIASKLARTYTNRHGLKEVVQELEQVELDKSAQSSDWGNATNLSDTQLNYAANDVRYLLSVRRKLTAMLQREQRWELAQECFQVLPTIVSLDLLQFKDLFEH from the coding sequence ATGACATTACCAGATTTTCAAGTAAGCGATCGCGATTTGAGTGACGCTGCCCTGACACAGTATTTAGAAGCCGAGGCGATCGCAGTTGATACGGAAACTATGGGATTATTGCCACAACGCGATCGCTTGTGTCTTGTCCAGTTGTGTAACCCAGAGGGCAACGTGACGGCAATTCGCATAGCCAAAGGGCAAACCACAGCGCCAAACTTAAAAAAACTCTTAGAAGCAGCCCAGATCCACAAAGTCTTTCACTTTGCGCGGTTTGACATCGCCACCTTGCGCCACAATTTGGGAATTCAGGTTCAGCCGATTTTTTGCACCAAGATTGCTAGCAAGTTAGCCCGAACCTACACCAATCGCCACGGACTTAAGGAGGTGGTACAAGAATTGGAACAAGTAGAACTAGATAAAAGCGCTCAAAGTTCTGATTGGGGAAACGCCACTAACTTATCCGACACGCAACTGAATTACGCCGCCAATGATGTGCGCTACTTACTCAGCGTACGGCGAAAGTTGACAGCAATGCTTCAAAGAGAACAACGCTGGGAACTCGCTCAAGAATGCTTTCAAGTTTTGCCGACAATAGTTTCCTTAGATTTATTGCAATTCAAGGACTTATTTGAACATTGA
- a CDS encoding rhodanese-like domain-containing protein, with product MNSNLVGGIIPPQPPIEPQANVHVLKSRLEWGEPAFTILDVRDRMIFNEGHIMGAMPMPIDQLVDRAASSLDKSRDIYVYGTSDDQTSRAAQLLRSAGFVHVSELKGGLGAWKAIGGPTEGIIESTTPPGADDYNVISRIQNHLETQQKEV from the coding sequence ATGAATAGCAATTTAGTCGGCGGCATCATTCCTCCGCAGCCACCAATAGAACCGCAGGCGAATGTTCATGTACTAAAGTCTCGTCTGGAATGGGGCGAACCAGCTTTTACAATTCTGGATGTGCGCGATCGCATGATTTTTAACGAGGGACATATTATGGGAGCAATGCCCATGCCAATAGATCAATTGGTAGATCGTGCAGCATCATCTTTAGATAAAAGCCGTGATATTTATGTTTACGGCACAAGTGACGACCAAACTAGCCGAGCAGCCCAATTGCTCCGTTCCGCTGGGTTTGTGCATGTATCTGAACTCAAAGGTGGTCTTGGTGCATGGAAGGCCATCGGTGGACCAACAGAAGGCATTATTGAATCGACAACTCCCCCAGGTGCAGATGACTACAATGTCATATCCCGGATTCAAAATCACTTAGAAACCCAGCAAAAAGAAGTATAA
- a CDS encoding tetratricopeptide repeat protein — MYSTVNYSELERLVSAEEYDKAEDFCLQVLNTGVESMFWQTQLGYIYFLNEQDIDGYYEKAPSIFQSLVTKYPDNINAHFWLGYIYSVVLNDLDKSILEFKKVLLLNPNHPYTNLVLAGYPDYENSEKQKFLSKALKQQPTNLRVLNEMSNLLFAVNQKPDAKKFLENILNYEGYVERDYGIMNQYINDVLTCATHQQNIRQEAKLKLAQ; from the coding sequence ATGTATAGCACAGTTAATTATTCAGAATTAGAGAGACTTGTTAGTGCTGAGGAATATGACAAGGCAGAAGATTTTTGTCTCCAAGTTTTAAATACTGGAGTTGAATCTATGTTTTGGCAGACACAACTTGGCTATATATATTTCTTGAATGAACAGGATATTGATGGATATTATGAGAAAGCACCATCTATTTTTCAGTCTTTGGTAACTAAATATCCTGATAATATAAATGCTCATTTTTGGTTAGGATATATTTATTCAGTGGTTCTTAACGATCTAGATAAGTCCATCCTAGAATTTAAAAAAGTACTACTCTTGAACCCTAATCATCCCTATACCAATCTTGTATTAGCTGGTTATCCTGATTACGAAAATAGCGAAAAACAAAAATTTTTAAGTAAGGCATTAAAGCAACAACCGACCAACTTGCGTGTGCTTAATGAAATGTCTAACTTATTGTTTGCTGTGAATCAAAAGCCAGATGCCAAGAAATTCCTTGAAAACATTTTGAACTATGAAGGGTATGTAGAGCGAGACTATGGAATTATGAATCAGTATATTAATGATGTACTAACTTGTGCGACTCATCAACAGAACATACGTCAGGAAGCTAAATTGAAATTGGCTCAATAA
- a CDS encoding YqaE/Pmp3 family membrane protein, whose protein sequence is MDLVRILCAVFVPPLGVFLQVGFGLDFWINIVLTLFGYIPGIIHAVWIIAKK, encoded by the coding sequence ATGGATTTAGTGAGAATTTTGTGTGCAGTATTTGTACCGCCTCTAGGCGTATTTTTACAAGTAGGTTTTGGTCTTGATTTTTGGATCAATATAGTTTTAACGCTTTTCGGTTACATTCCTGGAATTATTCATGCAGTGTGGATAATTGCTAAGAAATAA
- the pdxA gene encoding 4-hydroxythreonine-4-phosphate dehydrogenase PdxA produces the protein MYQLKPGNMRNFRPRLALTLGDPAGIGPEVILKALADAEVSQYCDVVVVGSRELLTQTYHKLNLTENVVPLANPAELSVVDLPTFAEIRIGMGNGASGAASFAYMECAIAKTLAGEFDGIVTGPIAKSAWKAAGHNYPGQTELLAQKSGVDRFGMLFVARSPFTGWTLRALLATTHIPLRQVSDTLTPQLMTKKLDLLVECLAQDFGIENGRIAIAGLNPHSGELGQLGTEEIDWLIPWIESERRQRPNMQLEGPIPPDTMWVKPGLAWYGNGRVDNPADAYLALYHDQGLIPVKLMAFDRAVNTSIGLPFVRTSPDHGTAFDIAGKGLADSTSMKEAIALAAELVNRRLAV, from the coding sequence ATGTATCAACTAAAGCCAGGAAATATGAGAAATTTTCGTCCACGTTTGGCGTTGACGCTGGGTGACCCCGCTGGGATTGGGCCAGAGGTGATTTTGAAGGCTTTAGCAGACGCAGAAGTTAGTCAATACTGTGACGTGGTTGTGGTGGGTAGCCGGGAGTTGCTGACACAGACTTATCACAAGTTAAATTTAACTGAGAATGTAGTGCCTTTGGCAAATCCAGCCGAGTTGTCAGTTGTTGATCTGCCTACTTTCGCTGAAATTAGGATTGGGATGGGTAATGGGGCGAGTGGTGCGGCGAGTTTTGCCTATATGGAATGCGCGATCGCCAAAACACTCGCGGGTGAATTTGATGGGATTGTCACAGGCCCCATTGCTAAATCTGCTTGGAAAGCCGCAGGGCACAATTATCCTGGACAAACGGAACTTTTAGCTCAAAAGTCTGGTGTTGACCGTTTTGGCATGTTGTTTGTGGCGCGATCGCCGTTTACCGGTTGGACACTCCGCGCTTTACTTGCTACCACACATATCCCTTTACGTCAAGTATCTGATACATTAACACCGCAGTTGATGACCAAAAAGCTAGATTTGCTGGTGGAGTGTTTAGCGCAAGATTTTGGCATCGAAAATGGCAGAATTGCGATCGCCGGCTTGAATCCCCACAGCGGTGAATTGGGACAACTGGGAACCGAAGAAATAGATTGGTTAATTCCCTGGATAGAGTCAGAACGGCGTCAGCGTCCAAATATGCAGCTAGAGGGGCCGATTCCCCCAGATACGATGTGGGTTAAACCAGGTCTTGCTTGGTATGGGAATGGTCGGGTTGATAATCCTGCTGATGCTTATCTGGCACTTTACCACGACCAAGGCTTAATTCCAGTGAAGTTGATGGCTTTTGATCGAGCGGTGAATACTTCGATTGGGTTACCTTTTGTGCGGACTTCTCCTGATCACGGGACGGCGTTTGATATTGCTGGTAAGGGTCTTGCTGATTCTACGAGTATGAAGGAAGCGATCGCGCTAGCAGCTGAGTTGGTTAATCGTAGGTTAGCTGTGTAA